The DNA window CTTAGTAGCACTTAGTAACACCTTAACGAAATTCAAAGGATGGGCTCTTTCAGTAACCCTTTAACACAATTATAAGGGTGTCCCCGCCACTTAGTAATACCTTAAGAAAAACATAAGGATGGCCTTTCTCAGTAACAAGTTAGTGGGCCCTTATATGCGCTCTTAAGAATTTCTTTTTCTCGCTGGTTGGCTAGAAGTGAATGCAAATCAGATAGTATGTTTCTAGCATCCTTTTTGGTTTTAATTGGTTTACTTGACAAAACTACCAAAGTGGCCACGCTAGCGAGCGTTGCATTGCAATGGGTATTACTGTAATGGAGCCTTTCTTCCAAAGAAACTAAAGACACTCATACGGAAAAATAATCAGAGACTTCTTGAAAGACATACCGGTAAGCCACCAATTTTGTCAATATCTGCCATCTGGTACTATAGACgataacataaaaaaacaatcaagTTTAAGTGAAGGTTGGAGACGTTTGCTTTTGAACACATGTTAGTTGAATCGAGTCAATAGCTGTAATTGTTGTATTAATAGAACTTGGCATAGCAATGAACAATAAGAACCTGTAGTCATTGCATACCTTTCCATGTGGTTTAACGTTGGCCAGAATCGGCACTCGCCCGCCCACTGTGTTAAATACACTGATGTCCAGTTCAACTTCAGCCCTGGAGGAAAAAAATGAGGTTTGCCTTCATTGGATTTTGCAGAGGAAGCATGAGTCTGAACTTGAGCATGAAAATAGGCGACGAATGCTTTAAATAATCGAGGGGCACTttctctagaaaaaaaaaagaaattatggGCAGGGTGCATTGTCATCTATGTTGAAATGTGGGAAGAATATTCCTGTCTTGAATGGCTCAGAGGGCCACTGATCACTCAGAATTACTTACTCATGTGCAAGAGCGAGAATATGTAGCACGCCATTAGTGGACCCGCCCAACGCATACATAACAGTGACAGCATTCTCGAAGGCCTGGCaagaaaataatcattttaatAGCATACTTTTCTGTCTCCGCATCAGTGGAAAAACTGTCTGGGATCTTTGCCTAGCTCCAACCAGTAAGCATTATATGTTACAAGCTGAACAAATGAGGTAAAGCTGCTATCTATTCTTGGACGCCCACCACCTTATTCACAAGAGGCTTATTTTGTTAGCATGTTAGCATATGGGGCTTCCCACCTTTACTGAAACCTTTAATTCCCAGTCGATAACATGGTAAGTACGTTTCTGTGTTGGCCAAGATTTGACTTGCTGAACATGTGTGGGCTTATTAAAACTTGTGTTCCTCAGTTTCAACATGTGTATTGAGGATTTTGAGCCCTTATATCATGGCTGATAATAATTGAGCTATATAAACACTAtaattttttatattcattttcATTAAGCATTAAGCTTATTAAGCTACTGAATTCTAAAAAacgtgttttttgtttaacaAAGCTTTCCATAAAAACATGTACTTCTTATTAGTTACCTTTTTAGTTAAAATATCTCTGGTTGTCATCCCTGCCCTCATCAGAGCGAACAAGGCTTTGACGGCTTTCTCACAttcttgtttcttttgttctgTCACCTGCAAACACAACCTAAATGAAATAACCAAATTGCATGGGCATCTAATTGCTTATTCTTTTCCACGAAAAGTATTCCTAGGCCTTTTTATAATGGTATCACTTAAAGGAGCCATCCTGTTCATGCTATGGTGCATGGTTTACACATAAGACAAAAACGTGAGTACAGTTCAACTTCTTTCAATGCCTTAATTTTTCCTAACAGAATGTATAGGTCATTTACATATGTgctacaataaaataaaataaaataaaatggtgGCAGAGTTTTATTTGCCatattttgtgttatttttatatttgattTGTGCACTTTTCAAATAAACTTCTCTCTGTGCCAAACTCAGAGTGTGTGTCTTGTCATTCGTCGATGTTGCGCTGAGGGGAATGTATAGGTAATTTACATATGTGCTACAATAAAATGGGTATTCAGTGCCCCTCCCAACCTCTGCACCATCTGCAGTCGAAAAAAGTATGTCATTTACATGTGATGCATAAGGGTGTGTGGTGTAAGTATTAACAGCCTCACATATGCCGCCATAATCCACACAAGCAATACATGTAAGCAGCTATTGACAAATGCTGCAATGAAATGTAGGGTGTGTACTGAGTAGCATTATCAGCCTAAGTCAATAATGTGTCTAACTATGCTGTCTTGAAAAAACATACCTTGTTCCCTTCTACTACAGCAAGACCAGACGCGCTACCTGAAAAAAAGTGGGAACTTTATGTTTCTTTTAAATTATGGTTCTGAGCTTAGCTGTCAGAACAGAATAGATAGGAAATGTGAATGTGAATGTTTGACATCCATAATCCACTGTCACAGGAAGTGGTGTGTCAAATGTTTAGGAGTGGGGAAGGCCTATAAGTTAAACTACTGGGAGACACCATGTGAAACTAATGTGAAATGTGTGTGAAAGACAATGTGAAACAGTCACTGATTTTTACACCATTCACATATGAAATAATAATGTGATACCAGCAATAACATGGTACAAGATGTGAAATGGCCATGTAAGACTGTCACAGGATTTTACATGTTTCTCACATCATTTACCATGTGAAATAATACAGTGATGTGAGGGGAAAACCTTACCAGGTAGAGTCATCCCTAAGGCTTCAGTCACTGAAGACATGGTGTTTGCAGTGAACATACCacctaaaaaaacataaattctAAACCATTTAGTTAACCAAATCAGTGGTAGATCcccatggggggggggtactctgATATCAAACGGACGGGTATCATCGTCAGGATTTTTTCGaaacaaccctaaaagatactaaagtgggtgtggtctggttatattttaatcctaaaagatactaaagtgggcgtggtctggtATATTTTAatcctaaaagatactaatgtgggcgtggtctggttatattttaatcctaaaagatactaatgTGGGTgtggtctggttatattttaagcctaaaagatactaaagtgggcgtggtctggttatattttaatcctaaaagatactaatgtgggcgtggtctggttatattttaatcctaaaagatactaaagtgggcgtggtctggttatattttaagcctaaaagatactaaagtgggcgtggtctggtATATTTTAatcctaaaagatactaatgtgggcgtggtctggttaAATTTTAatcctaaaagatactaatgTGGGTgtggtctggttatattttaagcctaaaagatactaaagtgggcgtggtctggttatattttaatcctaaaagatactaatgtgggcgtggtctggttatattttaatcctaaaagatactaaagtgggcgtggtctggtATATTTTAatcctaaaagatactaatgtgggcgtggtctggttatattttaagcctaaaagatactaaagtgggcgtggttAGGCATAAATTTACTCCCTAAAAGATATCTTAAACAAACATAAATAATTTGTAAGAAAAACGTTCATTTAAAAATGCCTCTAATGACTCTAATGGAAGATTGACGTTTTAACGCTCTTTCATGAGCTACAAGTTAGATGAGCGATGGCTATAACAGCACCCTAAAAGtgagaggtaaaaaaaaagtttgcaTTCTCATTTTCACCGCTAAAAGATACCCAAGGCTCCAAATTTACAACCAAAAAGATACGACGATGATCCCTGTCCTATGGTTATAGGGAGTACCCCCCCCTGGATGTAGATCCAAGGGGTCATTTGTTTtaactcccccacccccactccCTGCATGGAGTTTCTTGGTTGGATATGAAAAATGTTTGCCTACACTCTACAATGACAGAGATGAGTCCTGTGACATACCACATGCTCCTGCAGTTGGTATGGAATGGCACTCAATGTCCTTCAGGTCTTCAATGTCCATCAGACCTTTGCTGTAGGATCCTTGAGCCTTAaacagaaataaagaaaaacaaattctaATCAGTCACAGTTAAAAGACATCCTTGGatagaaaaaatgaaaaaatactCCTGTCATCGATTCTCACAATTATGGACATTAAACTTGGGTCTCAAGTGCACACAATCTCAGTGTCACAATGATCAAAATTGTGATACTGTTCTTATTGAAGATAGATTGTATTTGACAATCAAAATCCCtgatttttaagaaaaatatagtttttgaattgaaaaaaaaaacttacttCAAAAGGGCTTCCTGCACTCAAATTCGGAAAGCGTTTGCCGCATCCAGGTGGCATTGTTCCACCATAGACAACAACACCTGTCTGCAAATAAAAGAATAGTAGATCTCGGAGGAGGTGGACTCCAATAAAAACAGATGGGGGTGATCGTCAgcataatttattttaaatctAAGGGAgggcactttgggtgtggtcaacagaaatttttacccctaagagatagcaaattgggtatAGTCGACTTTTAAACCCTTAGAGATggcagaatcgaaaaaaaaactttaaacacCCTATAAGGAATAGCAATTGgtcaaattttataccctcTAACAGATGgcaaaatcggaaaaatccttcaaccCCCTAAGAGATGTGACGCTCACCCCCATCTACTTTTTGGagagcccccctcccccctgggtgGTTGATACTCTAATTGATTCCCAATACATCTTTTACAAAAATTACTTTACAGTGTAATAGTCACCCCCACACAGTGCCCTGTTGCAAAACTATAGAAAACTATACCTACACTACATCTTTTACAAAAATTACTTTACAGTGTAATAGTCACCCCCACACAGTGCCCTGTTGCAAAACTATAGAAAACTATACCTACACTACATCTTTTACAAAAATTACTTTACAGTGTAATAGTCACCCCCAACAGTGCCCTGTTGCAAACCTATAGAAAACTATACACACACTACATCTTTTAAAAATTACTTTACAGTGTAATAGTCACCCCCAACAGTGCCCTGTTGCAAAACTATAGAAAACTATACCTACACTACATCTTTTACAAAAATTACTTTACAGTGTAATAGTCAACACCCACACAGTGCCCTGTTGCAAAACTATAGAAAACTATACCTACACTACATCTTTTACAAAAATTACTTTACAGTGTAATAGTCACCCCCAACAGTGCCCTGTTGCAAACCTATAGAAAACTATACACACACTACATCTTTTAAAAATTACTTTACAGTGTAATAGTCACCCCCAACAGTGCCCTGTTGCAAAACTATAGAAAACTATACCTACACTACATCTTTTACAAAAATTACTTTACAGTGTAATAGTCACCCCCAACAGTGCCCTGTTGCAAAACTATAGAAAACTATACCTACACTACATCTTCTACAAAAATTACTTTACAGTATAATAGTCACCCCCAACAGTGCCCTGTTGCAAAACTATAGAAAACTATACACACACTACATCTTTTACAAAAATTACTTTACAGTGTAATAGTCACCCCAACAGTGCCCTGTTGCAAAACTATAGAAAACTATACCTACACTACATCTTTTACAAAAACTACTTTACAGTGTAATAGTCACCCCCAACAGTGCCCTGTTGCAAAACTATAGAAAACTATACACACACTACATCTTTTACAAAAATTACTTTACAGTGTAATAGTCACCCCCAACAGTGCCCTGTTGCAAAACTATAGAAAACTATACACACACTACATCTTTTACAAAAATTACTTTACAGTGTAATAGTCACCCCCAACAGTGCCCTGTTGAAAAACTATAGAAAACTATACCTAGCTGTATATCCTATAACCTATAACCAAATAAATCACAAGCATCTCTTTGTGTTGTCAAAACTAGATTCTCAATACAATTTAACTAATAACAAGAGAAAACACTTTGTTATGATCAACACAGCACCTATATTTCGGCTGCGTACAACGTTGATCATAACAAAGTGTTTTCTCTTGTTATTAGCTATACCTATAACCCATATACCATAGGAGACAAGAGGTAGTCTCAAGCATAATGGAGAAACCGATATTGGATGTTTATTGCTTGTCCTCAGTAGACAACAAATAAGCCTTGAAAGACTTTGCTATAATTTCAAAAAATGAAACCCCCTTTTAAAAATCCCGTATTCACCACAGTCAATTTACAGTATGGCTTCAAAAATTGTTATTGCAGCTACACTCAGGGATCAGTTACAACTTAACACACTTTTAACATCATCTTCCTCCCAAGATCCTGTTTGTGCATTTTCccacttttttttagaaaacttaCCGCATTTAATCGGGCAAGTGGCATAAGGACGCCTGGTATTGTCTTATCACAGCCGGCTAAGCTGATGATTGCATCCTGAGGACAtggagaaaaaataaaaaggaaaactcTGACCTCCCCCAGTCCTCTGTCCCATATAGCAAAGATTATGGTCTTGTGATATGGCAAGTCATatgcagggcttctggaattacgcggcaaaaaactcaaaattacgcgggattctttgctaaattacccGCTAAATTACGctgaaaatcaatcattactcGCTAAATTaagcgggattttgcaatacatttttttttaaatcaaaattttgcgggattctttaatGAGTTATGCACAAAATTGCACaaaatatcaactgttacgcccaaactacattttattccgaaggaaagcacgaaataagtTGAAAgaggtttattttttgcgcgaaaataacttaggcgagttttcattggctcctagccaccagccaattaaaaaaggtattttattattagtcctaggccttcacggtttagcaaagaacgcctagtcattttatttgttttcgaaattcagttcgaagtatcgcactcttacgaagaatatctgtcttttttacgaaaaatagagaaaagaaccctaaaagaacacatcagctgtgcacttaaatgttttgtcttttaaaattTAGCTAAACTATGCGGGATTACGctgaaatttgtggattacgcggattacgcggagaaagccaaattacgtgcTTTCGCACCAGCGCGTAATCCCAGAAGCCCTGCATGTGGTGAAATTCTATGAAAAAAGTGTTCCATCTACAAACCCCAGTGTATCCTGCATGCATGATTTCAATACAGTCAGCAATCCAGTCACGGGATATCAAGGAGTACTTCATTCCAGATGTGccctaaaaaaatttttttagaaGGGCAAACATTAACATGAATCTGGCACATAGCTAGGGAGTGACCAAGTAGCATCTGTGGCCTGCCCCAACCATGCCCTCCCCCTCGACCACCAAATAGTCAAGtcgaccccccccccattcCTTATTGGAGGATCATCAAATATGATAAGCTTTCTCATGTgagtttttttactttgcacACTGTCACTTTTCCTTCCGCAGCAAATCCTGGAAGCATCTCTGATGACATTTATCAGTTACTGACAAGCCAAGCTAAATGAAGCCCGAAGAACATTAAAGAATGCTTTGGAAATAATTTGATcgaatgatattttttttcaatacaaGCTTAGGGGGATAGTCCCTCACCCATTCTTGCCCAAAACCACTGTAAAATCATCGGGAAAGACATGGTTGTAAGCCTTACTTACCATTGTCTCGGCATCACTTATAACTGGAGTGAAGCAGAGACATGCTTTGCCTTAAAATCAAATTAATATTGTTAGTGGAATTATAGTCTATATTCCTTTCCAGGAATCTGgtacccccctcccaccactaAAAGCCACATCtcataaaaaaggaaatgcgaAATCTATGattaaaatactaaaaaatatGTTCACAGTACATACTATTCACATTCTTCTTATTTGTTGCAACATCGTACATGCACAACCATTGTTATGATGAACGTTATAAAATTGGCTACAAAGTATTGGGAATACTATAGAGTTTTAATGACTTcaggcattttttttgtagtggtgggggggggggggggcttattgATGGGAGTACTAAAGTGAGCCTTTATGATTACatgacaggagcaaaaaatggcaaaattaaaattgtaaggttgtgttagattacattttgtttatattttgcctagaggttccttgcataatataaaacaaaataatctttagtattttttggtacATGATCCATTCTTGAGATGTGATGGGCAAAGTTGCCATAAATGATAAGAAAAAAGCAATTTCGCCCAAATTGGGCAATTTCAAACAAATCAAGAGTCttacaatttgcaatatctcCAGAACAGATTATCTAcccaaaaatactaaagcttattttggttaatattacacaaggaacatctatgcaaaaaatcaagTGAATCACGAGCTTACAATTtaaactttgccattttttgctcctgtcggTAATCATTGTTTTGCTTACCCCCTTCAGATTCTATTGCCTTTACAACATGATCTGCAAGTTCTCTAAATACAAAGAGATACAACCATTAGGGTTTGTACATGGGAAATATTGTAAGGAACACTATTACAGCAAACATCTACTTTTCTATTTTGCTATTAAACTGGGGTGACATATTAGGTAATATGGTCAGGATGAGTTACCTGAAATGGAAATTACAAGGTAGGATATTGCTATATGGGCAAGCAACTGTGATGATAGGCTTGGAAAAGTCTTCATCCTGTTAAGAAAACAACAGAAAAGATAGTAGATGGGAGATAACATATCAACAAACAATTGATAACAAATATCAAATGATGGCTCtcaaaaaaaagtaaagttaaaaaaagaacagtTAAAAATGAGTTTGTGATAGTCTTTGATCTACTCAATGGTTTTCATTGCATGGTTTTCTCTCCATAGAGACTTTGATGTGGGAAGGGGGTCTTATATGGAAGCCTGCCTTTCTTATGAATATATATCATGGATTTCAAAGAGCCCACTCCCTCCCtcagtatttaaaaaaatatggaaaTGATCAGTAGGGAAACCAAAATTCAAAGTATCTCCAGAGCTGTATCAGCTGGAAATTGTTGAAGTGAGTTAACAGAAAAATTTGATAGAGATATTAACATGATAAATGATTCATATttgtcaaagaaaataaaaaccgCACCGTGAAGCCAACTGCCCTCAAGTGTGCCCTTGCGCCTAActgaaataaaacagaaaattaaaaataagaatCACTAGAGTACTGATGACAGCTGTGTCAAGCTTCAACTTTAGGCAGCCAGATCAAGAAAGCAGCAGCCTGTGAAAGATGTATAGTGTGACTCTCTCCATAATTAATAGAGTATTTCCCATGCATCTGCCAGggctgatttttttatagatttatgTTCCTTTCAATGATGTTGGTGATATTGCATATGTCaacctattaaaaaaaacaggataTTTTAatgttgttgattttttttttggatcatcatattttcccaaaaaaactgAGAGATCCCAATAGACACCCAGCACATAGCTAAGGGCTTGGTGCAGAAGGCAAATGGACCACCCTCTCAGCTGTCAAAAAGCAGTAATTCCttattgaaaaatatattagatatttttccatatgatatctgtACACCTCTTTCTGTCTATAGTAGCAAATTCTAGCTATTCATCAGACATTTAATATTCACCTTTTTAATCCAGCTTTTGGAATCATCAACATCTCCAGTCAGCACTGTACTGTTAGTCTGTCAAAAATCATCATTCATAATTCTTGGTTTTTGTTCTGGATCAGCTTCTCATTCTAGAATCAGTTCTTTATTATaagttgataaaaaataagtCCCTGATAAACCATCCTTCTGATATGTGTTTAAAGAGAATCTTTCATTCCAACCCACAGTAACCCCCCCTACCTaacccaaccccccccccccccccccccaaaaaaaaaaaaaaaaacaccatttTATACTATTGGGGCCTATTGGTTTCATTGAGTTTGCCTGGGGAATCTAGCGCCAAAGAAACCCGATGGCGGATCGACAAGATTATACTCATACCCAAAGACAATGAGACGGCTACAGTTTAAATCTGTTTTGAGGTAAATAGGAGGACTTACTTTGAGACTTTTTGTAGACATTTTGGAAAGACAATCACTACCAAGCACGGGAAGCAATTTCCCACGGACGTAGAGTGTGGTCGAGTCTGCGGACTTCCAGCGGTCATACCCAACCTCTCAGTCGGAAACTTCCGAACAAATATCTTCGGAAACGAGGATcataaaacaagatggcggccatatCGCGAAAGAGTTTCAAGGGTAAGAGAGATATTTTAAGCCTTTGTTGTATACTGAATGGAATATTCCAACCTTTTTCACATAATGTATCTTTATAACTTTGAACCACGACATTGGCGGGTTTTATAccttgttttaattttaagtACTTctttttacaagaaaaaatatgtgGCATATGAACAGTATGAAGTCTTAAGTTATTTATTACAATACATCCTGTCTTTGATACATGCTTTTCTATACACTTTTGAGGGCTTCCATGGCTTACACTTAAAGTCATAAGCTCTCAGAAAATTCAATTAAAACTCGTGGAGGAAACATCATGAATTGGCCTTGATTGGGATTTGTCTTTTGCttcacattttgttttgtttcatttaAGAATATTTAAAGTTCCTGGGACTAAAAGAGTGAAATATTCAAAAAAGGGGATaaaatgaaattttttttttttttttttgggggggggggggggggcgataAAATGAGAGATATTATGGATGCTTATTTTTAACTTGATTCATGGCAATGTCAGGCTGTCTCATTTAAATCTAATTAGTCCAGAGCTACCTGTGACTCATCACTCAAGGACAGAAGAATGGTAGTGCATGGGCAACGGCATAATCAGCTCCTATGCAGCTTGCATGAAAAAAACTGGCCGCAACGATCACAGCCCAGCCAGTCAACATTGTCATCTTGCTTGCATACCTTGCACACCATCTTTTTTTGGTTTTAATCTGGTATTCGTACCGAGGCGTCGGGGCTTAACTGTGACTGTGTGGGGTGATAAAATGTGTGGTAATGGACGTTGGTGCGTGGGTTAAAGTGTGTACGTGTGGCTattttatatggtgtattgcattgggGGCTGTAGGGGTTGGAGTAGTGGctgtatatgtttttttggtttggatcgggtattcgtaccaagacgtaggggcctaaagtggtgtggtagtgaggtgggtgtgattaTATGgtgtggtgatgttggagggtgatggtgaaggatggctagtaaggtaatgtagagtggagatggtagtaatgcaATTACGGTGAAAATGTGGATAGGCTAGACTAGTAGGTGGAGGAGGGTGttgaaaagataaagtgggactatagaataggttgtggtagtgtgtggtgggtaggtgaaaaagaaaaaaagaaaataataataatagtaatatgctgtgttggtgggggaaaaagtggtacggtgtataggtaagagtggtggtgagggagatgtggagaAGATAAGTCTTATAATTTAGCGTGATGGGTCTGTGTGTGTTAAAATGGTAGTGGTGCGGAGGtcgatttaaaatttaaaaaatttaaacccaactacaaacgaccacaccctatgacccaccctacctacccacaaacCGACACGCCCTACAACACTCACACATACCTTCTCccccccctcaccaccacaaaccgcacacaacacaatcacaataCAATAACAATACCCCTACATCACACATAACAGCCCTCTACCaaccatccctcccccccccaatacaCACACAACTCGCCTACTTCATACGCGCCGCAACTCTCACTTCGTCACGCCACGCCCTCCTCCCCCACCATACACATACATTTCATAATAACGCAATCTTGTAACATCGTAATCTGATCACATCCGGTACATGCCATTAATACGTTAGTCGTACCCTGTTATCACAAGCTCAAGCTATGAAAATGCGGACCTTAGTAAAGCGAAAATCCGACGTAAGGTAAGCGTCGCACACAAACACATAACATGTGCAACCACACGTTGGTGTATAGGAGCAAGCTGTTTAGATCGATCACAACAGTTTTAAATGCACCTCAGACGCGGTAATATCTTCTGTTCCCCTTCAGTCGCCCCATGTAAGGTAATCcagaatccggaatccaggtTTTTAGGGCccttggaatccggaatccagagattggaatccggaatccacagtCTGGAATCCAGAATCCAAATAGTTTCGAAATCCGGAATCCATACTTTTCGTTCAAATTAATGACTTAAAAACATCCCACAATGACCACACAAGCGAAGATGAAGATTGAGTAGCCGAGTAAAGTGCCACGATGTTCCTCAAGCCCTTGCCTTTATTTGCATTTCTAATGAGGAGGTGTGTCTGGTTAGTGTTTAGCATAATTGATTGAAAACTCATTGTCGATCATTGTACAACTTTTTCCGGTCTAATTAGCTTCAATTGGCAGAATTCTTACATTCTTAAGAACACTAGTAAGAGTACAAAACAAGTTCTCCAGTTAAGACTCacagtatttttcttattagaGTTACAATTCATAAAATTGAGTAGGCAAGGATATCCAGAGAAGCCATAAGCTTATAAAATAGGACTCCCTTCTAACATTATGCAATTTGCGGGAGATATACGCATTTTAGCCTGATCTCCCGTTCTTGTTAGAATAATTTCATATTAATGTCGAAAATTTTGCCAATCGGGAATGGAAGCCattcaacaacaaacaaatcaGGAGGCGAAGAAAGTCAAATTTGCGTTTAGCCTTGACGTGAGTACTGGCGCGTTTTGATTTAGTTTGCAATTTCATTGGCTAAAATTCAAAACACTATACCCTAAACCAATAGAAACGCTAACAGAACGCAAGCCtgaattttactttttacaCTCATCCGAAATCCGCTCTATGAGATAGAAGGGGTGTATTGGACAGAGTATAGCCATTCTCACGTGCACATGTGACCGGGTGGtatttttggttattttagattttgcaaagattttaagTAAGCGATTTTTGGATTgcgattataattgttttacgtaTTTTACGGATTGTTTCTCAAACGGGATTCTAATTCGATCCGTACTTGTTTAGGAATTTTCTTTCAACATTGATTTAATGAACATGTTTACAAATTCCTTTAGATTAGTATCAATAGCTTGATGATAGTTCTAATTGAATCAAGTAAGCGTCCTTTTACCATTTCCCAGGAAGattagtttctaaatttgaCAGGACAATCGAcgctgagtaatttgaacgGTAGTAAATGTTAGCGTCCCTAGAAATTATTATTctataaattattatattattctataaattattattctaTACCTTAAAAGAATGTATGTAAgataaatgtaaataaaaatt is part of the Nematostella vectensis chromosome 13, jaNemVect1.1, whole genome shotgun sequence genome and encodes:
- the LOC5519535 gene encoding dihydroxy-acid dehydratase, producing the protein MSTKSLKTNSTVLTGDVDDSKSWIKKLGARAHLRAVGFTDEDFSKPIITVACPYSNILPCNFHFRELADHVVKAIESEGGKACLCFTPVISDAETMGTSGMKYSLISRDWIADCIEIMHAGYTGDAIISLAGCDKTIPGVLMPLARLNATGVVVYGGTMPPGCGKRFPNLSAGSPFEAQGSYSKGLMDIEDLKDIECHSIPTAGACGGMFTANTMSSVTEALGMTLPGSASGLAVVEGNKVTEQKKQECEKAVKALFALMRAGMTTRDILTKKAFENAVTVMYALGGSTNGVLHILALAHEAEVELDISVFNTVGGRVPILANVKPHGKYQMADIDKIGGLPVLLRELLVAGYLHGDEMTINGRTLAQNLEDTPSLDSIPTQDVIFPMSKPFSPAGRHILILKGSLAPESAVLKLSGKDITKAFRGPAVVFDGEESAYRAVMNNEVKAGDVLVIRYEGPSGSPGMPEMLSPGAVLVGAGLGTKVALVTDGRFSGASHGIMIGHVSPEAQRAGPIALVENGDTVVIDPTTCALDLEVNEDVLAARRARWVPPVKKLPGLLKKYSKFVSSAHQGAVTH